The Acinetobacter defluvii genome includes a region encoding these proteins:
- a CDS encoding multidrug effflux MFS transporter, whose amino-acid sequence MSQQQVKPQYSTGWILLLALFTSLGPLSIDMYLPALPQMAQDFNVSTQQVANSLPAYFFGLAIGQLIYGPISDRIGRKKPLYFGMTLFVGASLLCVLADGHWSLIAARVLQALGGCVGVVMARAAIRDKLDVQGSAQAFASMMIVMGIAPVLAPTFGAWILYFFEWHYVFIVLMLIGLFCLICVHFFFEETLAEERRLNLNVTQVLQLYVVIFKDRSFYLPMLAGCLTGAALFAYIGSAAAVLMDQYHLNEQQFAYAFGLNALGIIFMSFLNKKLANKLSIVQRLQLGGVNQILGSIIIVMAGLVLNAPLWVIMIGMFLTVSGIGFTGPNAMALAMAKQGERAGTASAIMGSTQFACGLIGGILLNFLVFNHVLNMGILMLGFTLAGGVAIYLVKKQQQLHV is encoded by the coding sequence ATGTCTCAACAACAGGTCAAACCGCAATATTCGACGGGCTGGATTTTACTCCTAGCGCTCTTTACATCGCTTGGACCCTTATCGATCGACATGTATTTACCTGCTTTACCACAAATGGCACAAGACTTTAATGTTTCAACTCAGCAAGTTGCAAACTCTTTGCCTGCCTATTTCTTTGGTTTGGCTATAGGACAATTGATTTATGGTCCGATTAGCGATCGGATTGGGCGTAAAAAACCCCTGTACTTTGGGATGACTTTGTTTGTTGGTGCCAGCTTGCTTTGTGTTTTGGCGGATGGTCATTGGTCATTGATTGCCGCACGCGTTTTGCAAGCTTTGGGGGGCTGTGTCGGTGTGGTGATGGCACGTGCTGCGATTCGTGACAAACTCGATGTACAAGGTTCTGCCCAAGCTTTTGCAAGCATGATGATTGTTATGGGAATTGCACCTGTACTTGCGCCTACATTTGGCGCATGGATTTTGTATTTTTTTGAATGGCACTATGTTTTTATTGTGCTGATGTTAATCGGTTTATTTTGTCTGATCTGTGTACATTTTTTCTTTGAAGAAACATTGGCAGAAGAACGTCGTTTAAATTTAAATGTCACACAAGTACTTCAACTATATGTTGTCATTTTTAAAGACCGCAGTTTTTATTTGCCGATGTTGGCTGGCTGTTTAACAGGTGCCGCATTATTTGCTTATATTGGCTCAGCTGCTGCCGTGTTGATGGATCAATATCACTTAAATGAGCAGCAGTTTGCTTATGCATTTGGTTTGAATGCCTTAGGTATAATCTTTATGTCATTTTTGAATAAAAAATTGGCAAATAAGTTATCTATAGTGCAGCGTTTGCAACTGGGTGGAGTTAATCAAATTTTAGGATCAATCATAATTGTGATGGCTGGATTAGTGCTCAATGCGCCGCTCTGGGTGATTATGATCGGGATGTTTTTAACTGTTTCAGGCATCGGTTTTACTGGTCCAAATGCGATGGCTTTAGCAATGGCAAAGCAAGGGGAGCGTGCAGGAACTGCAAGTGCAATTATGGGAAGTACACAATTTGCATGTGGTTTAATCGGGGGCATACTACTTAATTTCTTAGTATTTAATCATGTCTTAAATATGGGAATCTTAATGCTTGGTTTTACTTTAGCTGGTGGTGTAGCGATTTACTTGGTTAAAAAACAACAGCAATTACACGTCTAA